A single region of the Solwaraspora sp. WMMD406 genome encodes:
- a CDS encoding RAMP superfamily CRISPR-associated protein, whose amino-acid sequence MGGPESVHDTSDALRNGQPFTVDVTFLSDWACGTGTSRHGAVDREVQRDADGLPMLRGKALAAVLRDAAETVAAGLDEGTDGIWYAWVEAVFGSQPGASSRQRLDPGTASHPQPRTTPVPAALRARPLHLSGPVRAALDALDDRSRVLAREAAVLLRPGVQIDVDRHTAADDTLRVEERAAVGLTVTADWQLVFPGIAVGEPVPWEAELLVQAAARLVDAIGGKRRRGAGRCQVTIAGDNAGDTGAGAGDDAGADDDAGADDDAGDVGGRQAGSRLDTLLDRIDTARPPAEVLPSAAADPAVVTLGARMSDPPTHRHDLRITTLTPLLVARGVLGNMVLTERFVPGTSLLPMVAKALGDRATELITGGRVVVTNATVEIGGERSLPLPRALHHPKDTDPGDQPQLVNLLKPRTDDSQRLRPMVGFCVADGDSGIRIAEVDLVTQAHAVVDDGSQRPTEDSGGLFVYEAIAAGTVLRCELWLPADADLDTDWLDGEHAIGRSRKDDYGRVRVDVLDPGTPALAARGPLGDSRQLAVWLLSDLLLRGPAGEPVTDPQALAAALADALRVELVLPDDRPDHPPVGFFTTRRVESWQRRWSMPRPSLVGLAAGSVVRFDMIGVPDEEALRWIEATGLGDRTAEGYGRLALQPLLLDRASVPVTAGVTGRPATVPAGTRVETTGDTPPLVAELVRRGWRRELHRTAAVRVADETLRDLLLPPDVSMAQLGALRTLGDRLTAGDDPAQVRGWIAATRRNRPRRESWGTKRLDLLDRLVSGDEILWSHLGVRPPAGVADELHRSAAGWLLTEVVRAAVERRRRLRPQDSPNANAHEGVPA is encoded by the coding sequence ATGGGCGGCCCGGAATCGGTCCACGACACCAGCGACGCGCTGCGCAACGGTCAGCCGTTCACTGTGGATGTCACGTTTCTCAGCGACTGGGCGTGCGGCACCGGCACGTCCCGGCACGGCGCGGTGGACCGCGAGGTGCAGCGCGACGCCGACGGGCTGCCGATGCTGCGCGGCAAGGCCCTCGCGGCGGTGCTGCGCGACGCGGCGGAGACCGTCGCCGCCGGCTTGGACGAGGGCACCGACGGCATCTGGTACGCCTGGGTGGAGGCGGTGTTCGGCAGCCAGCCCGGCGCGTCGTCACGCCAGCGACTCGACCCTGGTACGGCGTCGCACCCGCAGCCGCGTACCACGCCGGTGCCGGCGGCCCTGCGGGCCCGGCCGCTGCACTTGTCCGGCCCGGTACGGGCGGCGCTCGACGCGCTCGACGACCGCAGCAGGGTACTGGCCCGGGAGGCGGCCGTGTTGCTGCGCCCCGGGGTGCAGATCGACGTCGACCGGCACACCGCCGCCGACGACACGTTGCGCGTCGAGGAGCGGGCCGCGGTCGGGTTGACGGTGACCGCCGACTGGCAGCTGGTCTTCCCGGGGATCGCCGTCGGCGAACCGGTGCCGTGGGAGGCGGAACTGCTGGTGCAGGCCGCAGCCCGGTTGGTCGACGCGATCGGCGGCAAGCGCCGCCGGGGTGCCGGCCGCTGCCAGGTCACCATCGCTGGCGACAATGCCGGAGACACGGGCGCGGGCGCCGGTGACGACGCCGGTGCGGATGACGACGCCGGTGCGGATGACGACGCCGGTGACGTGGGCGGACGGCAGGCCGGTTCCCGGCTGGACACGCTGCTCGACCGGATCGACACCGCCCGGCCGCCGGCCGAGGTGCTGCCGTCGGCCGCCGCCGACCCGGCCGTCGTGACCCTGGGCGCGCGGATGTCCGACCCGCCGACGCACCGGCACGATCTGCGGATCACGACGCTCACTCCGCTGCTGGTGGCCCGGGGTGTGCTCGGCAACATGGTGCTGACCGAGCGGTTCGTGCCGGGTACGTCGCTGCTGCCGATGGTGGCGAAGGCACTCGGGGATCGGGCGACCGAGCTGATCACCGGCGGCCGGGTGGTGGTCACCAACGCGACCGTCGAGATCGGCGGCGAACGGTCGCTACCGCTGCCGCGCGCGCTGCACCACCCGAAGGACACCGACCCAGGTGACCAGCCGCAGCTGGTCAACCTGCTGAAGCCCCGTACCGACGACAGTCAGCGACTGCGGCCGATGGTCGGCTTCTGCGTCGCCGACGGCGACAGCGGGATCCGCATCGCCGAGGTGGACCTGGTGACTCAGGCGCACGCCGTCGTCGACGACGGGTCGCAGCGGCCGACCGAGGACTCCGGTGGCCTGTTCGTCTACGAGGCGATCGCCGCCGGTACGGTGCTGCGCTGCGAGCTGTGGCTGCCGGCCGACGCCGACCTGGACACCGACTGGTTGGACGGCGAGCACGCGATCGGACGGTCCCGCAAGGACGACTACGGGCGGGTCCGGGTCGACGTACTCGACCCGGGCACGCCCGCGCTGGCCGCCCGGGGCCCACTGGGCGACAGTCGGCAGCTGGCCGTCTGGCTGCTGTCGGATCTGTTGCTGCGCGGGCCGGCCGGTGAGCCGGTGACCGACCCGCAGGCGCTGGCGGCCGCGCTCGCCGACGCGCTGCGGGTGGAACTGGTGTTGCCCGACGACCGGCCCGACCACCCGCCGGTCGGCTTCTTCACCACCCGCCGGGTCGAGTCGTGGCAGCGCCGCTGGTCGATGCCGCGTCCGTCGCTGGTCGGGCTGGCCGCCGGCAGCGTCGTCCGGTTCGACATGATCGGCGTTCCCGACGAGGAGGCGTTGCGCTGGATCGAGGCGACCGGGCTCGGTGACCGTACCGCCGAGGGTTATGGCCGGTTGGCGCTGCAGCCGCTGCTGCTCGACCGGGCCAGCGTCCCGGTGACCGCCGGAGTGACCGGCAGGCCGGCCACGGTGCCGGCCGGCACGCGGGTCGAGACGACCGGCGACACGCCGCCGTTGGTCGCCGAGCTGGTCCGGCGCGGCTGGCGACGTGAACTGCACCGAACCGCCGCCGTACGGGTGGCCGACGAGACGCTGCGGGACCTGCTGCTGCCGCCGGACGTGTCGATGGCGCAGCTCGGCGCGCTGCGTACCCTCGGCGACCGGCTCACCGCCGGTGACGATCCGGCGCAGGTGCGGGGCTGGATCGCGGCGACCCGCCGCAACCGGCCGCGCCGCGAATCCTGGGGCACCAAACGGCTCGACCTGCTGGACCGGTTGGTCTCCGGCGACGAAATCCTCTGGTCGCACCTGGGGGTCCGCCCGCCGGCCGGGGTCGCCGACGAGCTGCACCGGTCGGCGGCCGGCTGGCTGCTCACCGAGGTGGTCCGGGCCGCCGTGGAGCGGCGCCGACGCCTCCGACCTCAGGACAGTCCGAACGCGAACGCGCACGAGGGGGTGCCGGCATGA
- a CDS encoding TIGR03986 family CRISPR-associated RAMP protein has translation MSDQRPPVDADGPQELRPAERSFLNPYGFVPIPDRAGLPEPLRDGPPAGHDRYDAARWSGTIAVRITTRTPMLIPDHGRRAADGDGPDAPLPVRVDHAGRPVLAGSAVKGALRSAFEAVTNSRFGVFTGHDQQLAIRATADTSALQLCPAVVDEVGDGTVRLQVIRKLQPTSHEGERVHPAAWLPRRLACHRPGGCQGRTRHDEGPNPPRCSERRGLEVDAWIYLARHHRRNFLFWRVAAYAEVREQVDGDRAVRARAWAERARDRAEQTRSRDSQHIAGQPLVRVRGVVHWTGSTFPAGGRGKHDERLFVTDLLDDDGSVELEDSFVKVDESLVAGWAAVVDSYDHAHDTEAHREELYGGYVWDVKRWRTLHLWDTLYVEFDEGDNPRGLYPAMIGRKPFPGAPVTSLPVSHRPATDRTLLSPADRVFGWVRQGREDDSRVAHRGHLRVLPPEGDDAPGADSVYRLQRPLTLVTLNAPKPSQFLFYLGDRNGGPLGNPRRHPAEGFPAAEDVRRLRGRKTYLTHAEVLDDAEGAQAYWTPPAEATDPPQRPRVGGRPRYREYAAPAGAKPDVSTVVSSWVKPGSTFRLTLQVDNLSRVELAALLWLLSLPDGACLKLGLGKPLGFGAVRVEVDWADTRLFTGDRLLDRCRTLSLSPAADDTDTPRRLATLYDGMLTQRMPEVRDGFLNTAYGFVGVPVHYPRYAATGPDQEAQSAPRGTTYDWWVANDKIGNQRDSRRGRRLSLGSAADPDSLPLPYDPTTEPPANRRTGGYGYRGGPGNRRR, from the coding sequence ATGAGTGACCAGCGCCCACCCGTCGACGCCGACGGCCCCCAGGAGTTGCGCCCCGCCGAGCGGAGCTTCCTCAACCCGTACGGCTTCGTGCCGATCCCGGACCGGGCCGGCCTGCCGGAGCCGCTGCGCGACGGCCCGCCGGCCGGCCACGACCGGTACGACGCCGCACGGTGGAGCGGGACGATCGCGGTGCGGATCACCACCCGTACGCCGATGTTGATCCCGGACCACGGGCGGCGCGCGGCCGACGGCGACGGACCCGACGCGCCGCTGCCGGTGCGGGTCGACCACGCCGGCCGGCCGGTGTTGGCCGGCTCGGCGGTCAAGGGGGCGCTGCGGTCGGCGTTCGAGGCGGTCACCAACTCGCGGTTCGGCGTGTTCACCGGCCACGACCAGCAGTTGGCGATCCGGGCCACCGCCGACACGTCGGCGTTGCAGCTGTGCCCGGCAGTGGTCGACGAGGTCGGCGACGGTACGGTCCGGCTGCAGGTGATCCGAAAGTTGCAGCCGACCAGCCACGAAGGCGAGCGGGTCCATCCGGCGGCGTGGCTGCCCCGGCGGCTCGCCTGTCACCGGCCGGGCGGCTGCCAGGGGCGGACCCGACACGACGAGGGTCCGAATCCGCCTCGGTGCAGCGAGCGACGCGGCTTGGAGGTCGATGCCTGGATCTATCTGGCCCGCCACCACCGCCGCAACTTCCTGTTCTGGCGGGTGGCCGCGTACGCCGAGGTGCGCGAGCAGGTCGACGGGGATCGGGCGGTTCGGGCCCGCGCCTGGGCGGAGCGGGCCCGGGACCGGGCGGAGCAGACCCGCTCCCGGGACAGCCAGCACATCGCGGGTCAGCCGCTGGTGCGGGTACGTGGCGTGGTGCACTGGACCGGCAGCACGTTTCCGGCCGGCGGCCGGGGCAAGCACGACGAACGGTTGTTCGTCACCGACCTGCTCGACGACGACGGCAGCGTGGAGTTGGAGGACAGCTTCGTCAAGGTGGACGAGTCGTTGGTCGCCGGCTGGGCGGCGGTGGTCGACTCCTACGATCACGCCCACGACACCGAGGCGCACCGCGAAGAGCTGTACGGCGGCTACGTGTGGGACGTGAAACGGTGGCGGACCCTGCACCTCTGGGACACCCTGTACGTCGAGTTCGACGAGGGCGACAATCCGCGTGGGCTGTATCCGGCGATGATCGGCCGCAAGCCGTTCCCGGGGGCGCCGGTGACCAGCCTGCCGGTGTCGCACCGGCCGGCGACCGACCGGACGCTGCTGTCCCCCGCCGACCGGGTGTTCGGCTGGGTCCGCCAGGGCCGCGAGGACGACTCACGGGTGGCCCATCGGGGGCATCTGCGGGTGCTGCCGCCTGAGGGCGACGACGCCCCCGGTGCCGACTCGGTCTATCGGCTGCAGCGCCCGTTGACGCTGGTGACGCTCAACGCGCCGAAGCCGTCCCAGTTCTTGTTCTATCTGGGCGACCGTAACGGCGGGCCGCTGGGCAACCCGCGCCGGCATCCGGCCGAGGGGTTCCCGGCCGCGGAGGACGTTCGGCGGCTGCGTGGCCGTAAGACCTATCTGACTCACGCCGAGGTGCTCGACGACGCCGAGGGCGCGCAGGCGTACTGGACGCCGCCGGCGGAGGCGACGGACCCGCCGCAGCGGCCTCGGGTCGGCGGGCGGCCCCGCTACCGGGAGTACGCCGCGCCGGCCGGCGCGAAACCGGACGTGAGCACGGTGGTGTCGAGCTGGGTGAAGCCGGGCAGCACGTTCCGGCTGACGTTGCAGGTCGACAACCTCAGCCGGGTGGAGTTGGCGGCGCTGCTGTGGCTGCTGTCGCTGCCCGACGGGGCGTGTCTGAAGCTGGGGCTGGGTAAGCCGTTGGGCTTCGGCGCGGTACGGGTGGAGGTCGACTGGGCGGACACCCGGCTGTTCACCGGTGACCGGCTGCTGGACCGTTGCCGCACGCTGTCGCTGTCCCCGGCGGCGGACGACACCGACACGCCCCGTCGGCTGGCCACGTTGTACGACGGCATGCTGACGCAGCGGATGCCCGAGGTGCGCGACGGGTTCCTCAACACGGCGTACGGGTTCGTCGGCGTCCCGGTGCACTACCCCCGGTACGCTGCTACCGGCCCGGATCAGGAGGCGCAGTCCGCGCCACGCGGCACCACGTACGACTGGTGGGTCGCCAACGACAAGATCGGCAACCAGCGGGACAGCCGCCGGGGTCGGCGACTGTCGCTCGGCAGCGCGGCGGATCCGGATTCGTTGCCGCTGCCGTACGACCCGACGACGGAGCCGCCGGCCAATCGGCGTACCGGCGGTTACGGCTATCGCGGCGGGCCGGGCAACCGTCGCCGGTGA
- a CDS encoding DivIVA domain-containing protein: MFEGVGHQVEPHQVRAVRFGSRWRGLDPDEVYVYLGLLADELDRLVRQSDAARTESERLREGLRQWRQRHIGCRFDDPPPASGDPEPGRQTRNRGRW; encoded by the coding sequence GTGTTCGAGGGCGTGGGGCATCAGGTCGAACCGCACCAGGTCAGGGCGGTCCGGTTCGGGTCGCGGTGGCGTGGGCTGGACCCCGACGAGGTGTACGTCTATCTGGGGCTTCTCGCCGACGAGCTGGATCGGCTGGTCCGACAGAGCGATGCCGCTCGGACCGAGTCCGAACGGCTCCGGGAAGGACTGCGGCAGTGGCGGCAACGGCACATCGGCTGCCGGTTCGACGACCCGCCGCCGGCATCGGGTGATCCGGAGCCTGGTCGGCAAACCCGGAACAGGGGTCGGTGGTGA
- a CDS encoding DNA-binding protein codes for MTGGPGELMGPYEIAEYLGVSRQRFQQIARRPGFPKPYQELRGMKVYLAAEITEWAKHNRPPRPDADE; via the coding sequence ATGACCGGAGGACCGGGCGAGTTGATGGGTCCGTACGAGATCGCCGAGTACCTCGGCGTGTCTCGGCAGCGGTTCCAACAGATCGCCCGCCGACCCGGCTTTCCGAAGCCCTACCAGGAGCTACGCGGCATGAAGGTGTACCTCGCCGCCGAGATCACCGAGTGGGCGAAGCACAACCGGCCGCCGCGCCCGGACGCCGACGAGTAG
- a CDS encoding RAMP superfamily CRISPR-associated protein yields MSRRVTRRWELTGSLVAQAPLHIGGLDAGPAQLVQARDGAGRPLLPGTALAGVIRSALRADGVPDHRLWGLAPERDGTGGEASWVRVDDAPAVGTPTVELRDHVSIDRVHGVAAKGHLFSREVLAAGTRFTFRMVVDAPQGTAGESAKELVHAVAARLRGPGISVGAAVTRGLGLVRLTDAVLRESDLATQAGMLAALRTGGELVDLPTADPDEVPAGVLRIVVPWRPRGPLAVQVSSDGDVVSAFPLTGRDGEHTRLELPGSSIKGVLRGHAERITRTVTGAPTPTKFLDQMRAEGLGPVAALFGTAADRDGDDRELPAGRRGALRVATCVSTAALPTAQWEAVRLLQRRLDDTVDHDGSEPADDGKPERTTDQVRVALGTLQRAVDELNATVDGIRFTIAHHVAVDRWTGGAAEALLFATVEPHATGPDAWQPIVLDLAVDQLDQDPTTTGPGADDDRRAAVALLLLTLRDLCDGWIGFGHGTTRGAGGVRVDPHAVTFRAGLRAGWCTTLDGRSLADVLSDDEVTAPLTAAWLATAGGRA; encoded by the coding sequence ATGAGCCGTCGGGTGACCAGACGATGGGAGCTGACCGGCTCCCTGGTGGCGCAGGCGCCGCTACACATCGGCGGCCTGGACGCCGGGCCGGCGCAGCTGGTCCAGGCCCGCGACGGCGCGGGCCGGCCGCTGCTGCCGGGTACCGCGCTGGCCGGGGTGATCCGGTCGGCGCTGCGGGCCGACGGGGTACCGGACCATCGGCTGTGGGGGCTGGCGCCGGAGCGCGACGGCACCGGCGGAGAAGCCTCCTGGGTACGGGTCGACGACGCCCCCGCCGTCGGCACGCCCACCGTCGAGCTGCGCGACCACGTCTCGATCGACCGGGTGCACGGGGTGGCCGCCAAGGGGCATCTGTTCAGCCGGGAGGTGCTGGCCGCCGGCACCCGGTTCACCTTCCGGATGGTGGTCGACGCGCCGCAGGGCACCGCCGGCGAGTCAGCGAAGGAGCTGGTCCACGCGGTCGCGGCCCGGCTCCGCGGTCCGGGGATCAGCGTCGGCGCGGCCGTCACCCGGGGACTCGGTCTGGTCCGGCTGACCGACGCCGTACTGCGGGAGTCGGATCTGGCCACCCAGGCCGGGATGCTCGCCGCGCTGCGTACCGGCGGGGAGCTGGTCGATCTGCCGACCGCCGACCCGGACGAGGTGCCGGCCGGGGTGCTGCGGATCGTCGTACCGTGGCGTCCGCGCGGCCCGCTGGCGGTGCAGGTCAGCTCGGACGGCGACGTGGTCAGCGCGTTCCCGCTGACCGGGCGCGACGGCGAGCACACCCGTCTGGAGCTGCCCGGCAGCTCGATCAAGGGGGTGCTGCGCGGCCACGCCGAGCGGATCACCCGGACGGTGACCGGTGCCCCCACCCCGACGAAGTTCCTCGACCAGATGCGGGCCGAGGGGCTGGGGCCGGTGGCGGCGTTGTTCGGCACCGCCGCCGACCGCGACGGCGACGATCGAGAGCTGCCGGCCGGCCGGCGGGGTGCCCTGCGGGTGGCGACTTGTGTCAGCACGGCTGCTCTGCCGACCGCCCAGTGGGAGGCGGTACGGCTGCTGCAGCGACGGCTCGACGACACCGTCGATCACGACGGGTCCGAGCCAGCTGACGACGGCAAACCGGAGCGGACGACCGATCAGGTACGGGTCGCGTTGGGCACGCTGCAGCGCGCGGTCGACGAGCTGAACGCCACGGTCGACGGGATTCGGTTCACCATCGCCCATCACGTGGCGGTGGACCGTTGGACCGGCGGCGCGGCCGAGGCGCTGCTGTTCGCGACGGTGGAGCCGCATGCCACCGGCCCCGACGCGTGGCAGCCGATCGTGCTCGACCTCGCGGTGGACCAGCTGGATCAGGATCCGACGACGACCGGACCCGGAGCCGACGACGACCGGCGGGCGGCGGTGGCGTTGCTGCTGTTGACGCTGCGGGACCTGTGTGACGGCTGGATCGGCTTCGGCCACGGCACCACCCGTGGCGCGGGCGGGGTGCGGGTGGATCCGCACGCGGTGACGTTCCGGGCCGGCCTCCGGGCCGGTTGGTGCACCACTCTGGACGGTCGGTCGTTGGCCGACGTGTTGAGCGACGACGAGGTGACCGCACCGCTGACGGCGGCGTGGCTGGCGACGGCGGGAGGGCGGGCATGA
- a CDS encoding transposase family protein, translated as MYHTTGFTTDQIRDLCVLVRAECQDLDVEPWPPVLGLYRAVVVALTYMRRNRVQAEIAEAHGVSQPTISRAVTGITPVLDRVLTEFVPTADDLSPTDQYIVDGTLLPCWSWRTHRCLYSGKHKTTGMSVQVACTLDGALAWISDPVTGNHHDSYAINDTGVLVTLNPGDWIGDKGYVGNGMITPYKKPKGGELAEWQKEYNRQVNKIRWVVEQVVANLKTWRILHTDYRRPLATFTETISCVIGLHFYRMACE; from the coding sequence ATGTATCATACCACTGGCTTCACCACGGACCAGATCCGCGACCTCTGCGTGCTGGTCCGAGCGGAATGCCAGGATCTGGATGTGGAGCCGTGGCCCCCGGTCCTTGGTCTCTACCGCGCTGTCGTCGTCGCGTTGACCTACATGCGTCGCAACCGCGTCCAAGCGGAGATCGCCGAAGCACACGGCGTCTCCCAGCCGACGATCTCGCGAGCGGTCACCGGCATCACCCCGGTCCTCGATCGCGTGCTGACGGAGTTCGTACCGACAGCCGACGACCTCAGCCCGACCGACCAGTACATCGTCGACGGCACCCTGCTTCCCTGCTGGTCATGGCGCACGCACCGCTGTCTGTACTCCGGCAAGCACAAGACCACGGGCATGAGCGTCCAGGTCGCCTGCACCCTCGACGGCGCGCTCGCCTGGATCTCCGATCCCGTCACCGGCAACCACCACGACTCGTACGCGATCAACGACACCGGGGTCCTCGTCACCCTGAATCCCGGAGACTGGATCGGTGACAAGGGCTACGTCGGCAACGGCATGATCACCCCGTACAAGAAGCCCAAAGGTGGCGAGCTCGCGGAATGGCAGAAGGAATACAACAGGCAGGTCAACAAGATCCGCTGGGTTGTGGAACAGGTCGTCGCGAACCTGAAGACATGGCGGATCCTGCACACCGACTACCGCAGACCGCTCGCGACCTTCACAGAAACGATCTCCTGTGTTATCGGGTTGCACTTCTACAGGATGGCCTGTGAATAG
- a CDS encoding PadR family transcriptional regulator, with protein sequence MTRPVQITTGVARVLAALLDDPGTGRYGLELMRATGQPSGTLYPILNRLLAAGWVHAQWEQIDPVAEGRPARRYYQLTPDGLVAARTELAALYATLRPHAPGHADPVTGRPGTIAPEAT encoded by the coding sequence ATGACGCGACCGGTCCAGATCACCACCGGGGTGGCCCGGGTGCTCGCGGCACTGCTCGACGACCCCGGCACCGGCCGCTACGGCCTGGAGCTGATGCGGGCCACCGGACAGCCCAGCGGCACCCTCTACCCGATCCTCAACCGGCTGTTGGCCGCCGGCTGGGTGCACGCGCAGTGGGAGCAGATCGACCCGGTGGCCGAAGGCCGCCCGGCCCGGCGCTACTACCAGCTCACCCCGGACGGGCTGGTCGCCGCCCGCACCGAACTGGCCGCGCTCTACGCCACACTGCGCCCGCACGCCCCCGGGCATGCCGACCCGGTCACCGGCCGGCCCGGCACCATCGCTCCCGAAGCCACGTGA
- a CDS encoding SAVED domain-containing protein, translated as MTDDRWDGPRLTVFGSATGGGRAGRAGGGAGGDRDGWAGGLRAALSDGTAAVAVGGALAGGFGVEAAKSVMVGEAAGRWWFVVGCLAGVALLVAGFGLRERAHRQVQVGIVVTARDVGRGLARARQYEQQAEEFSRSTCAVTVATAVTLSGDPVVDKSRVEELADETFNALMLAQRLTPEATRVNLIPTMPLHLAFWFGARLGHTHSREVRVHAVRQADGSPPYFAATALRATESAAAPLSASLEVVAGGDPSRAALALDLQGFGRQFADPVRDTCRQHGIGHLLVLRSAGSLLAEDAATYTGVVEQARREWLAAALPSAARTGRYAVFLSGSVAISLALGARLAAPDPGRWTVFSFDRDTHSYQPFPLPEPTR; from the coding sequence GTGACGGACGATCGGTGGGACGGGCCACGGTTGACGGTGTTCGGCTCGGCCACCGGTGGCGGCCGGGCGGGCCGAGCCGGCGGCGGGGCGGGCGGTGACCGGGACGGCTGGGCGGGCGGGCTGCGGGCGGCGTTGTCGGACGGGACGGCGGCGGTGGCGGTCGGCGGTGCGCTGGCCGGCGGGTTCGGTGTCGAGGCGGCCAAGTCGGTGATGGTCGGTGAGGCGGCCGGCCGGTGGTGGTTCGTGGTGGGCTGCCTGGCCGGGGTGGCGCTGCTGGTGGCCGGGTTCGGGCTGCGGGAGCGGGCGCACCGGCAGGTGCAGGTGGGGATCGTGGTGACCGCGCGCGACGTCGGGCGCGGGCTGGCCAGGGCCCGGCAGTACGAGCAGCAGGCCGAGGAGTTCAGCCGGTCGACGTGTGCGGTGACGGTGGCGACGGCGGTCACCTTGTCCGGCGATCCGGTGGTGGACAAGTCTCGGGTCGAGGAGTTGGCGGATGAGACGTTCAACGCGTTGATGCTGGCGCAGCGGCTGACGCCGGAGGCGACCCGGGTCAATCTGATCCCGACGATGCCACTGCATCTGGCGTTCTGGTTCGGGGCCCGGCTGGGTCACACCCATTCGCGTGAGGTGCGGGTCCACGCCGTCCGCCAGGCCGACGGGTCTCCCCCGTATTTCGCGGCGACGGCGTTGCGGGCCACCGAGTCGGCGGCGGCTCCGCTGTCGGCGAGCCTGGAGGTCGTGGCGGGCGGGGATCCGTCGCGGGCGGCGCTCGCGCTGGATCTGCAGGGTTTCGGGCGCCAGTTCGCCGATCCGGTACGGGACACCTGCCGACAACACGGCATCGGTCACCTGTTGGTGCTGCGCAGCGCGGGTTCGTTGCTGGCCGAGGACGCGGCCACCTATACCGGGGTGGTGGAGCAGGCCCGCCGGGAGTGGCTGGCCGCTGCGTTGCCGAGTGCGGCCCGCACCGGCCGGTACGCGGTGTTCCTCAGCGGCTCGGTGGCGATCTCGCTGGCGTTGGGTGCCCGCCTGGCGGCACCGGATCCGGGGCGGTGGACGGTCTTTTCGTTCGACCGGGACACCCACTCGTACCAACCGTTTCCCTTGCCGGAGCCGACCCGGTGA
- the csx19 gene encoding CRISPR-associated protein Csx19, translating to MSTIGRVVADRRNGPVGPALKEFASDGTAGVGFCYRPADVRWFRFDTDGVPTGPDGTALDLTGVFELRAFTAAEELRWRHVSAGSGTATSVTGGDGGECGECGDGVLAEHQRLLWGTVVGPAPGPGWVALHDARIGVLPVPVDDPAPADGHLVWLRVVEYVEEDRHGNVAVVDERFTGLVARPHPSADKAEEKTDE from the coding sequence ATGAGCACCATCGGACGGGTCGTCGCCGACCGCAGAAACGGACCGGTCGGACCGGCCCTGAAGGAGTTCGCCAGCGACGGTACGGCGGGCGTCGGGTTCTGTTACCGGCCGGCCGACGTGCGCTGGTTCCGGTTCGACACCGACGGGGTGCCGACCGGCCCGGACGGGACCGCGCTCGACCTGACCGGGGTGTTCGAGCTGCGGGCGTTCACCGCTGCCGAGGAGTTGCGCTGGCGGCACGTGTCGGCCGGGTCCGGCACCGCGACCAGCGTCACCGGCGGTGACGGCGGTGAATGCGGTGAATGCGGTGACGGCGTGCTGGCCGAACACCAGCGGCTGCTGTGGGGCACCGTGGTCGGCCCGGCTCCCGGGCCGGGCTGGGTGGCGCTGCACGACGCCCGGATCGGTGTGCTGCCCGTACCGGTCGACGACCCGGCTCCCGCCGACGGTCACCTGGTGTGGCTGCGGGTCGTCGAGTACGTCGAGGAGGACCGGCACGGCAACGTCGCCGTGGTCGATGAACGGTTCACCGGGCTGGTCGCCCGCCCACACCCCAGCGCGGACAAGGCCGAGGAGAAGACCGATGAGTGA
- a CDS encoding C39 family peptidase yields MNTIFRKSVLSVAGVLTAGGVVAAPAVAQAASPGSGDGGAREVRVQYEAQPNFYYCGPAATRIALTAQGHAPSQDEVAGKLGTTEAGTDSAEETTRVLNEMTGDDEYETTAIGAEAAKPEHVEKLKADVRAAVDDDRAVVANIMGTATDVDGVAHSYEGGHYLTVTGYRDGGDSVKIADPFYEGQEYWMDLDALADWVAARGYSA; encoded by the coding sequence ATGAACACGATCTTCCGTAAGTCTGTGCTGTCTGTTGCTGGTGTGTTGACCGCTGGTGGTGTGGTGGCCGCTCCCGCCGTGGCGCAGGCGGCGTCGCCGGGTTCCGGTGATGGTGGTGCGCGTGAGGTGCGGGTGCAGTACGAGGCGCAGCCGAACTTCTACTACTGCGGGCCGGCGGCGACGCGGATCGCGTTGACCGCGCAGGGCCATGCTCCGTCGCAGGACGAGGTGGCGGGCAAGCTGGGGACGACCGAGGCCGGGACCGACTCGGCGGAGGAGACGACCCGGGTGCTCAACGAGATGACCGGTGACGACGAGTACGAGACGACCGCGATCGGCGCGGAGGCCGCGAAGCCGGAGCACGTGGAGAAGCTGAAGGCCGATGTGCGTGCGGCGGTGGACGACGACCGGGCCGTGGTGGCGAACATCATGGGTACGGCGACGGACGTCGACGGGGTGGCGCACTCGTACGAGGGTGGGCATTACCTGACGGTGACGGGTTACCGCGATGGTGGTGACTCGGTGAAGATCGCTGACCCGTTCTACGAGGGTCAGGAGTACTGGATGGACCTCGACGCGCTGGCCGACTGGGTCGCCGCGCGCGGCTACTCCGCCTGA